In Meriones unguiculatus strain TT.TT164.6M chromosome 17, Bangor_MerUng_6.1, whole genome shotgun sequence, a single window of DNA contains:
- the LOC132648788 gene encoding synapsin-1-like, which produces MLDQRGQEPRMHSEREPGGLRWDQASTGPPGILRPRQVGTELQVPDTEGPSGGGKSPQQGKLSHEGHGDSPIPWGGDKSPRSRAGSSVQSVTAALQRGDGCGSPPVTATPPPRARPPTAPEQATRPHPARLRAPPPGTGTWPQPPAALGTRCHLPGGTRLPSSPASRGSRDGSLALSPIRKRLGRSRWRAPLPSGGWRGGAVPGRNAVSW; this is translated from the exons ATGCTGGACCAGAGAGGGCAAGAGCCAAGGATGCACAGCGAGCGGGAACCAGGCGGCCTCAG GTGGGACCAGGCGAGCACGGGGCCACCGGGCATCCTGAGGCCGCGCCAGGTGGGCACCGAGCTACAGGTGCCAGACACCGAGGGACCCAGCGGAGGCGGGAAGTCACCCCAGCAGGGGAAACTGAGTCACGAGGGACACGGGGACTCCCCGATTCCCTGGGGTGGAGACAAGAGCCCCAGAAGCAGAGCCGGGTCCAGCGTGCAGAGTGTCACAGCCGCGCTGCAGCGTGGAGACGGGTGCGGGTCCCCTCCCGTGAcggccacccccccccccagggcccGCCCTCCCACAGCCCCGGAACAGGCCACGCGGCCACACCCGGCCCGGCTGCGGGCACCGCCTCCGGGGACTGGCACCTGGCCACAGCCCCCGGCGGCCCTGGGGACACGATGTCACCTCCCTGGCGGGACCCGGCTGCCGAGCTCGCCAGCCAGCCGGGGCTCCCGCGACGGCTCGCTCGCTCTGAGCCCAATTAGGAAGAGGCTCGGGCGATCTCGGTGGAGGGCGCCGCTGCCCTCGGGGGGCTGGCGTGGGGGGGCCGTCCCCGGAAGAAATGCAGTGTCATGGTGA